One region of Nitrospinaceae bacterium genomic DNA includes:
- the aroK gene encoding shikimate kinase, with product MNIVMLGYRGSGKSVIAKILAQRLKRKLICIDKLIAQSAGMPIPEIVEKKGWPRFREMESRIVREVANEDQDSVIDCGGGVVLDDHNVVLLKKYGKAVLLKADLNALLKRIRNDSNRPPLKDGVSFEEEQKIILQEREPKYLAAADLICDTTHRKPTETALEIIEFFQKKSWI from the coding sequence ATGAATATTGTGATGTTAGGATATCGGGGATCGGGAAAATCCGTCATTGCTAAAATCCTGGCGCAAAGGCTGAAAAGAAAACTGATATGCATCGATAAGCTCATTGCCCAGTCCGCGGGGATGCCCATACCGGAAATTGTAGAAAAAAAGGGGTGGCCTCGGTTTCGGGAGATGGAATCCCGCATTGTCCGGGAAGTTGCAAACGAAGACCAGGACAGCGTGATCGATTGCGGTGGAGGCGTTGTTCTCGACGATCATAATGTAGTCCTGTTAAAAAAATATGGGAAAGCCGTGCTCCTCAAAGCCGATTTGAATGCTCTTTTGAAACGCATTCGGAACGACTCCAATCGCCCTCCGTTAAAAGACGGCGTCTCCTTTGAGGAAGAGCAGAAAATCATTTTGCAGGAAAGAGAACCCAAGTATCTCGCCGCCGCCGACCTGATTTGCGATACGACGCATCGAAAGCCCACGGAAACGGCTTTAGAGATCATTGAATTTTTTCAAAAGAAATCCTGGATTTAA
- a CDS encoding DNA-3-methyladenine glycosylase, whose amino-acid sequence MTQESLPSRRKILDHFDQRDPVMAKLIRKTGPFQLKKNRQYFQVLCKAIISQQISTQAARTITARFYDLFDGHAPKPENVFEVQDASLQGAGLSRQKVAYLKDLSRHFVEKSIRPHRLPHLSNEEVVLTLTSVHGIGRWTAEMFLIFSLNRMDVLPIADLGLQNAIKILYGTRNHPTAKKIRSLGKKWNPLETVATWYAWRKIDENIVSY is encoded by the coding sequence ATGACGCAAGAAAGCCTTCCAAGCCGAAGAAAAATTCTCGACCATTTTGACCAGAGAGATCCCGTCATGGCGAAACTCATTCGGAAAACAGGGCCTTTCCAGTTAAAGAAAAACCGGCAATATTTTCAGGTGCTTTGCAAGGCCATTATTTCTCAGCAAATATCGACTCAGGCGGCGCGTACAATCACTGCGCGTTTTTATGATTTGTTTGACGGGCACGCCCCCAAACCCGAGAACGTCTTCGAAGTTCAAGATGCCAGCCTGCAGGGAGCAGGTTTATCGCGGCAAAAGGTGGCGTATCTGAAGGATTTGAGCAGGCATTTTGTCGAAAAATCCATACGCCCTCATCGACTTCCCCATCTCAGTAACGAGGAGGTGGTTCTTACCTTGACCAGCGTGCATGGCATTGGCCGCTGGACGGCAGAGATGTTTCTGATTTTTTCCCTCAACCGGATGGACGTTCTGCCGATCGCGGATTTGGGACTGCAAAACGCCATTAAAATTCTGTATGGTACCAGGAATCATCCGACGGCGAAAAAAATCCGTTCCCTCGGCAAAAAATGGAATCCCCTGGAAACGGTAGCCACCTGGTACGCCTGGAGAAAAATAGATGAAAATATCGTTTCTTATTAA
- the omt gene encoding O-methyltransferase has protein sequence MDFISEEIENYAYEHTQNEGGLLERLEKETYETLEIPHMITGRIEGRFLKMLVHLLKAKQVLEIGTFGGYASLSMAEALPDDGQLFTCDIDPPAIAFAKRFFAESEHGRKITLLEGPALESLKTLSGPFDMAFIDADKENYWNYYEAIFPMIVQGGLIVVDNVLWSGRVLNPVDASDKAIHQFNEKVRQDARVEAVMLTVRDGIYCLRKR, from the coding sequence ATGGATTTTATTTCCGAAGAGATCGAAAACTACGCCTATGAACACACGCAAAATGAAGGCGGTTTGTTGGAACGGTTAGAAAAGGAAACTTACGAAACCCTGGAAATTCCGCATATGATCACCGGCCGCATCGAAGGCCGGTTTTTAAAAATGCTGGTCCATCTACTCAAAGCAAAACAGGTTTTGGAGATCGGCACCTTTGGCGGGTACGCATCCCTCTCGATGGCGGAAGCCCTGCCCGATGACGGGCAGTTGTTCACTTGCGACATCGACCCGCCGGCGATCGCGTTTGCCAAAAGGTTTTTTGCCGAAAGCGAGCATGGAAGGAAAATCACCCTGCTGGAAGGGCCGGCCCTGGAATCGTTGAAGACCCTTTCCGGCCCTTTCGATATGGCCTTCATCGACGCCGACAAAGAAAACTATTGGAACTATTACGAAGCCATCTTTCCCATGATCGTGCAGGGCGGATTGATCGTGGTCGACAATGTTCTATGGAGCGGCAGGGTCTTAAATCCGGTAGACGCATCCGACAAAGCCATCCATCAGTTTAATGAAAAGGTCAGACAGGATGCACGCGTCGAGGCGGTGATGTTGACGGTTCGTGATGGAATTTATTGTCTCAGGAAACGTTAA
- a CDS encoding SAM-dependent methyltransferase, whose product MSLKDKEKWNLKYQSAEHNSGREPCEWLKENSALLTEKGKALDLACGEGRNAVYLASLGYDVLGLDISEIGLIKARELAKEKNLHIDTQAADLDDFGFEENAFDLVLCFYFLDRKLFPGIRKTLKPGGLVIYETFTEDHLKYTGFKKEWVLGFNELLGEFKSFRVLKYREMDCEEKGFASIIARKKEK is encoded by the coding sequence ATGTCCCTTAAAGATAAGGAAAAATGGAATCTTAAGTATCAATCCGCCGAACACAACTCCGGCCGCGAACCTTGTGAATGGCTGAAGGAAAACTCCGCGTTGCTGACTGAAAAAGGCAAGGCTCTGGACCTGGCCTGCGGGGAAGGCCGAAATGCGGTTTATCTGGCCTCCCTGGGGTACGATGTGCTCGGGCTCGATATTTCTGAGATCGGCCTGATAAAAGCCCGCGAACTGGCCAAAGAGAAAAATCTGCACATCGACACTCAGGCCGCTGATCTGGACGATTTCGGTTTCGAGGAAAATGCCTTCGATCTGGTCCTGTGTTTTTATTTCCTCGACCGCAAATTGTTTCCCGGCATCAGAAAGACGCTCAAACCTGGAGGGTTGGTCATCTATGAGACGTTTACGGAAGACCATCTGAAGTACACCGGCTTCAAAAAGGAATGGGTCCTGGGTTTCAATGAATTGCTTGGGGAATTCAAAAGTTTCCGTGTTCTTAAATACCGCGAAATGGATTGTGAGGAGAAAGGATTCGCTTCTATCATCGCCCGCAAAAAGGAAAAATAA
- the rplU gene encoding 50S ribosomal protein L21: MFAVVSTGGKQYKVSKGDVIQVEKIDQELGETITLDKVLMIGEGEDVQAGSPLLEGCSVTCEVEEQLKGKKIIVFKKKRRKDYRRKNGHRQLYTRLKIIDIAKK, from the coding sequence ATGTTTGCAGTGGTTTCAACAGGTGGAAAACAGTATAAGGTTTCCAAGGGGGACGTGATTCAGGTTGAAAAAATTGACCAGGAATTAGGCGAAACCATTACCTTGGATAAAGTATTGATGATCGGCGAGGGAGAGGACGTTCAGGCCGGTTCTCCATTGCTGGAAGGTTGTTCCGTGACTTGTGAAGTGGAGGAACAATTGAAAGGCAAAAAAATAATCGTCTTCAAGAAAAAGAGAAGGAAAGATTACCGCAGAAAAAACGGTCACAGGCAGTTGTACACCAGACTTAAAATAATCGATATCGCTAAAAAGTAG
- the rpmA gene encoding 50S ribosomal protein L27, whose protein sequence is MAHKKGQGSTSNGRDSIGKRLGVKRYAGQAVKAGEILVRQRGTHFHPGTNVGVGSDYTLFSKIPGVVRFEHLTRKKKKISVYAAAN, encoded by the coding sequence ATGGCACATAAAAAAGGACAGGGAAGTACATCCAACGGTCGGGATAGCATAGGCAAGCGGCTGGGAGTGAAAAGGTATGCCGGACAAGCGGTCAAAGCGGGTGAAATTCTGGTTCGCCAGCGGGGGACGCATTTTCATCCCGGAACCAATGTGGGTGTGGGCAGTGATTACACCCTGTTTTCAAAAATTCCCGGGGTGGTTCGGTTTGAGCATTTGACCCGCAAGAAAAAGAAAATCAGCGTTTACGCCGCCGCCAACTGA
- a CDS encoding GTPase ObgE has translation MFVDQVTISVQAGNGGNGCSSFRREKFVPRGGPDGGDGGKGADIVLEADPNLSTLIDLRYQKLYQAENGRPGRGKQMTGRSGKDWIIRVPVGTLVKDLDAGNLMIDLKEPGQKFIVARGGKGGYGNTRFKSSANRAPRTFQNGEPGEKRNLFLELKLLADVAIIGFPNAGKSTLISRISNARPKIANYPFTTLVPQLGVVKMENFQTFVAADIPGLIEGAHSGKGLGIRFLKHIERSRLLLHLLDFSESHSRDPVSDYHAIQKELQGFSPELFLKPQILVASKVDHPAAEEKFDEYKDRLRQLNPVFFAISSVSGEGLKPLLAKIMNLLAELKKETRELKGD, from the coding sequence ATGTTTGTTGATCAAGTAACCATCTCCGTTCAAGCCGGAAACGGCGGGAACGGGTGCAGTAGTTTCCGGCGGGAGAAGTTTGTTCCGCGTGGAGGCCCGGATGGCGGTGACGGCGGAAAGGGCGCTGACATTGTTCTGGAAGCCGACCCCAACCTTTCCACCCTCATAGACCTGCGCTATCAAAAGCTGTATCAGGCGGAAAACGGGCGTCCCGGAAGGGGGAAGCAGATGACGGGGCGAAGCGGAAAAGATTGGATCATCAGGGTTCCTGTAGGCACTTTGGTGAAAGATCTGGATGCCGGAAACCTTATGATCGATCTTAAAGAACCGGGGCAGAAGTTCATTGTGGCTCGGGGAGGGAAGGGGGGATATGGCAACACCCGGTTCAAATCCTCAGCCAACCGGGCGCCCAGAACCTTCCAGAATGGCGAGCCCGGAGAGAAAAGAAATCTCTTTCTGGAACTCAAACTGCTTGCCGATGTCGCCATCATCGGCTTTCCAAACGCCGGTAAATCCACCTTGATTTCACGTATTTCCAATGCCCGTCCCAAAATAGCCAATTATCCCTTCACCACGCTGGTCCCTCAGCTCGGAGTGGTGAAAATGGAAAATTTTCAGACCTTTGTGGCGGCGGACATTCCCGGTTTGATAGAGGGCGCCCATTCGGGCAAGGGGCTGGGAATACGTTTTCTCAAGCATATCGAGCGGTCCCGCCTGTTATTGCACTTATTGGATTTTTCAGAGAGTCATTCCCGGGATCCTGTTTCAGACTACCACGCCATTCAAAAGGAATTGCAGGGCTTCAGCCCGGAACTGTTCTTGAAACCCCAGATTTTGGTGGCGAGCAAGGTGGATCATCCCGCCGCTGAAGAAAAATTTGACGAATACAAAGATCGATTGCGTCAACTCAATCCAGTTTTTTTTGCCATTTCTTCCGTTAGCGGAGAGGGTCTTAAGCCCTTGCTGGCAAAGATCATGAACCTGTTGGCGGAATTAAAAAAAGAAACCCGCGAATTGAAGGGGGACTGA